A single Curtobacterium sp. MCJR17_020 DNA region contains:
- a CDS encoding gamma-glutamyltransferase: MTAPAAPSTRRVAVAAPHPAALDAAAEAVAAGGDAIDAALAAATALTVVYPHQCSIGGDLVALVRRPGRPVVAVVSAGAAPAGTDVAALAQHDRMPRQGAQTVTVPGVVAGWQAIDALGGRLGLGDPLTRAARLAADGVPVSAGLGRAIAVRTDELHADPGMREVFTDDTGALLAEGDPLVQPALAATLTELAADPGAMYRGRIAASITARLRELGGAHTEADFAAHDAELVEPRGTTIGGARWWVAPPPTQGVVLLGILPEALAGGSEHGTATSAAADLVDAVHRAALVRQAELGDPRGGSIDVAAMLDPRDSGRVGALPRAGRALGDTVAVTAADSDGTVVTLIQSVYQLFGSGILDPGTGVVLHNRGSAFSTDPAHPAHVGPGLRPPHTLLPVIAETDDLVLGLGCQGGSAQPWILAQLARDLVAAGSDPDEVLGRPRFVIGARDLGHEVMTLVAEPGSEDAIAAADALGLPVARTDGPVDEAGHVQTVRLHADGHLDAASDPRADGRAVVLDAH, translated from the coding sequence ATGACCGCCCCAGCAGCACCCTCCACCCGGCGCGTCGCCGTCGCCGCACCGCACCCGGCCGCCCTCGACGCCGCCGCCGAGGCGGTCGCGGCCGGCGGGGACGCCATCGACGCCGCGCTCGCGGCGGCCACCGCACTGACCGTCGTCTACCCGCACCAGTGCAGCATCGGCGGGGACCTCGTCGCCCTCGTCCGTCGGCCAGGACGGCCCGTCGTCGCCGTGGTCTCCGCCGGCGCCGCACCGGCCGGCACCGACGTCGCGGCGCTCGCGCAGCACGACCGGATGCCCCGGCAGGGTGCCCAGACCGTCACGGTCCCCGGCGTCGTCGCCGGGTGGCAGGCGATCGACGCACTCGGCGGCCGGCTCGGGCTCGGCGACCCGTTGACCCGCGCGGCACGACTCGCTGCCGACGGGGTCCCCGTCTCCGCCGGACTCGGGCGTGCGATCGCGGTCCGGACCGACGAGCTCCACGCCGACCCCGGGATGCGCGAGGTCTTCACCGACGACACCGGGGCGCTCCTGGCCGAAGGCGACCCGCTCGTGCAGCCGGCACTCGCCGCGACCCTGACCGAACTCGCTGCCGACCCGGGCGCGATGTACCGGGGACGGATCGCCGCCTCGATCACCGCTCGGCTGCGGGAGCTCGGTGGTGCACACACCGAGGCCGACTTCGCCGCGCACGACGCCGAGCTCGTCGAGCCCCGCGGCACGACGATCGGCGGTGCCCGATGGTGGGTCGCGCCGCCACCCACGCAGGGTGTCGTGCTGCTCGGGATCCTGCCGGAAGCACTCGCTGGCGGCAGTGAGCACGGCACCGCGACCTCCGCGGCCGCCGACCTCGTCGACGCCGTGCACCGTGCCGCGCTCGTCCGCCAGGCCGAACTCGGCGACCCCCGCGGCGGCTCCATCGACGTCGCGGCCATGCTCGACCCACGCGACTCCGGTCGGGTCGGCGCACTGCCCCGCGCCGGCCGTGCCCTCGGCGACACGGTCGCGGTGACCGCTGCGGACAGCGACGGCACCGTCGTCACGCTCATCCAGAGCGTCTACCAGCTCTTCGGCTCCGGCATCCTCGACCCGGGGACGGGCGTGGTCCTGCACAACCGCGGCTCCGCCTTCAGCACCGACCCCGCGCACCCCGCCCACGTCGGACCGGGCCTGCGACCGCCGCACACCCTGTTGCCGGTGATCGCCGAGACGGACGACCTGGTGCTCGGCCTCGGCTGCCAGGGCGGCAGCGCCCAGCCGTGGATCCTCGCCCAGCTCGCCCGTGACCTGGTCGCCGCGGGCAGCGACCCCGACGAGGTCCTCGGCCGACCGCGGTTCGTGATCGGTGCGCGCGACCTCGGGCACGAGGTGATGACGCTCGTCGCCGAACCCGGTTCCGAGGACGCGATCGCTGCGGCCGACGCCCTCGGCCTGCCGGTCGCCCGCACCGACGGCCCCGTCGACGAGGCCGGGCACGTGCAGACCGTCCGGCTGCACGCGGACGGACACCTCGACGCCGCGAGCGACCCCCGCGCGGACGGCCGCGCCGTCGTCCTCGACGCCCACTGA
- a CDS encoding primary-amine oxidase produces the protein MSSTHVLDPLTSVEIASFVTAVRASGRIGARPRFWGIALDEEKARGTTAGGARPVRIVVMDPDAHAAWEVRGWTAGPDSPAIVELWTDVDHRRPGVSSDEARLIAQAARKSPLIIEALAKRGITDTSLVWVDPESITGFVPEDLADRRLSWGTVWYREFPEDNGYARPVAGLVPILDLDTLEVIRIEDHGVIPMASETGVYTSGTWGPDREVSALDIVQPNGPGFTIDGHEVRWQNWTFRVGFSHREGLVLHDLSYRDGDVERPVLHRAAVNEMYVPYLDSDPTAYRKNFFDWGEYGAGPLTASLELGCDCLGEIRYFDVDFLDGHGEPQTIVNGICLHEEDDSILWKHVNTRTGSAEVRRSRRLVISSFATVANYDYGFYWSLYQDGSVELEVKLTGLMSVSGIADGETPRYGRMVAPNVQAPTHQHYFAVRLDTAVDGPLNRLVEVHAEPEPDAALNPYGNACIAVETPIGSEADGARMTDPARALHWRIESESAQNRYGESTAYRLAVQNTAQLHVRPGSIVERKAPFVAKHLWASAFDPEERFIAGEYPNQGELGDDGVHVWQQADRSLENERLVLWPVLGVHHFPRPEQWPIMPVDTIGFRLEPDGFFDRNPSLDVPPSATDHCAPGSGHDHDHAAHDHAAHDHHTDAAHDGHVHAEQQHDHEGGR, from the coding sequence ATGAGCAGCACCCACGTCCTCGATCCGCTGACCTCCGTCGAGATCGCCTCCTTCGTCACCGCCGTCCGTGCCTCCGGGCGCATCGGGGCCCGGCCGCGCTTCTGGGGGATCGCGCTCGACGAGGAGAAGGCCAGGGGCACGACCGCCGGTGGCGCCCGTCCGGTGCGGATCGTCGTGATGGACCCGGACGCCCACGCCGCGTGGGAGGTGCGCGGGTGGACCGCCGGCCCGGACTCGCCCGCGATCGTCGAGCTGTGGACCGACGTGGACCACCGTCGCCCCGGCGTCTCGAGTGACGAAGCACGGCTCATCGCGCAGGCCGCACGGAAGTCGCCGCTCATCATCGAGGCGCTCGCGAAGCGCGGGATCACCGACACGTCGCTCGTCTGGGTCGACCCGGAGTCGATCACGGGCTTCGTGCCCGAGGACCTCGCCGACCGCCGCCTGAGCTGGGGCACGGTCTGGTACCGCGAGTTCCCCGAGGACAACGGTTACGCACGACCCGTCGCCGGGCTCGTCCCGATCCTCGACCTCGACACCCTCGAGGTCATCCGGATCGAGGACCACGGCGTCATCCCGATGGCGAGCGAGACCGGCGTCTACACCTCCGGCACCTGGGGTCCCGACCGCGAGGTCTCCGCGCTCGACATCGTCCAGCCGAACGGTCCCGGCTTCACGATCGACGGGCACGAGGTCCGCTGGCAGAACTGGACGTTCCGTGTCGGCTTCTCGCACCGCGAGGGGCTCGTGCTCCACGACCTGTCCTACCGTGACGGCGACGTCGAGCGCCCGGTGCTGCACCGTGCGGCCGTCAACGAGATGTACGTGCCGTACCTGGACAGCGACCCGACCGCGTACCGGAAGAACTTCTTCGACTGGGGCGAGTACGGCGCCGGCCCGCTGACCGCGAGCCTCGAGCTCGGTTGCGACTGCCTGGGGGAGATCCGCTACTTCGACGTCGACTTCCTGGACGGCCACGGCGAACCGCAGACCATCGTCAACGGCATCTGCCTGCACGAGGAGGACGACTCGATCCTCTGGAAGCACGTCAACACCCGCACCGGCAGCGCCGAGGTCCGTCGCAGCCGCCGACTCGTGATCTCGAGCTTCGCGACCGTGGCGAACTACGACTACGGCTTCTACTGGTCGCTGTACCAGGACGGCTCCGTCGAGCTCGAGGTGAAGCTCACCGGCCTGATGTCGGTGTCCGGCATCGCCGACGGCGAGACCCCGCGGTACGGCCGGATGGTCGCACCGAACGTGCAGGCCCCGACGCACCAGCACTACTTCGCCGTCCGGCTCGACACCGCCGTCGACGGGCCGTTGAACCGGTTGGTCGAGGTGCACGCCGAGCCCGAGCCCGACGCGGCCCTGAACCCCTACGGCAACGCCTGCATCGCGGTCGAGACGCCGATCGGTTCCGAGGCCGACGGCGCCCGGATGACCGACCCGGCCCGCGCGCTGCACTGGCGCATCGAGAGCGAGTCCGCGCAGAACCGCTACGGCGAGAGCACGGCCTACCGCCTGGCGGTCCAGAACACCGCGCAGCTGCACGTCCGCCCGGGCAGCATCGTCGAGCGGAAGGCGCCGTTCGTCGCGAAGCACCTCTGGGCGAGCGCCTTCGACCCCGAGGAGCGCTTCATCGCCGGCGAGTACCCGAACCAGGGCGAGCTCGGCGACGACGGGGTGCACGTCTGGCAGCAGGCGGACCGGTCCCTCGAGAACGAGCGCCTCGTGCTGTGGCCCGTCCTCGGCGTGCACCACTTCCCGCGGCCCGAGCAGTGGCCGATCATGCCCGTCGACACGATCGGCTTCCGGCTCGAACCGGACGGCTTCTTCGACCGGAACCCCTCGCTCGACGTCCCGCCGTCGGCGACCGACCACTGCGCGCCGGGTTCCGGCCACGACCACGACCACGCGGCGCACGACCACGCGGCGCACGACCACCACACCGACGCCGCGCACGACGGGCACGTCCACGCCGAGCAGCAGCACGACCACGAGGGCGGCCGCTGA
- a CDS encoding amidase family protein gives MPGPEHTPEHLADWSAVRLADAVANREVSAVEVMRAHLDRIEERNPRLQAVVSQQPDSVSLAAAEAADRRTAAARAAGEPLPLLHGLPTAVKDLMDVAGLPTTNGSAAFADARPAEQDSVLATLLRDAGAIIIGKTNTPEMGQGVLTFNPVFGTTVNPWDTSRHAGGSSGGAASALAGRILPIADGSDSGGSLRYPAAFCNVVGVRPSPGRVPSGRTGNAWTPHGVTGPMARDSADAARFMEALAVEKTVWPMSAMTQHPVRPVALDGLRVAWSEDAGGLPIDPAVRAVHRAFGEQLAGLGAVVEVDEPDFAGADEAWETIETFEFFLGGRHAVDAGASGFRPDYVRNVEQGRATTAAQLADAYERRTRMYRDTAAVLDRHDVLVLPATPVVAPPAEVEWVDEVDGHRFDRYFTWQMLANRLTLTAHPVVVTAAGFTPEGLPVGVQVVGRYGREAQLLAVTRAIEEATGWIRRVPVL, from the coding sequence ATGCCCGGGCCCGAGCACACCCCGGAGCACCTCGCCGACTGGTCCGCCGTCCGCCTGGCCGACGCCGTCGCGAACCGCGAGGTGTCGGCGGTGGAGGTGATGCGCGCCCATCTGGACCGGATCGAGGAACGCAACCCGCGCCTCCAGGCCGTCGTCTCCCAGCAGCCCGACTCGGTCTCGTTGGCCGCGGCAGAAGCGGCGGACCGCCGCACCGCCGCGGCACGCGCCGCGGGCGAACCGCTCCCGCTCCTGCACGGCCTGCCCACCGCGGTGAAGGACCTGATGGACGTCGCCGGCCTGCCGACCACGAACGGGTCGGCGGCGTTCGCCGACGCGCGCCCCGCCGAACAGGACAGCGTCCTCGCGACGCTGCTCCGCGACGCCGGCGCGATCATCATCGGCAAGACGAACACGCCGGAGATGGGCCAGGGCGTCCTGACCTTCAACCCCGTGTTCGGCACGACCGTGAACCCCTGGGACACCTCGCGGCACGCGGGTGGGTCCAGCGGTGGTGCCGCATCGGCGCTCGCCGGGCGGATCCTGCCGATCGCCGACGGCTCCGACAGCGGCGGGAGCCTGCGCTACCCGGCCGCGTTCTGCAACGTCGTCGGCGTCCGGCCGAGCCCGGGCCGGGTGCCGAGCGGCCGGACCGGCAACGCCTGGACGCCGCACGGCGTCACCGGCCCGATGGCGCGTGACTCCGCCGATGCGGCACGCTTCATGGAAGCCCTGGCCGTCGAGAAGACCGTCTGGCCGATGTCTGCCATGACGCAGCACCCGGTCCGGCCGGTTGCGCTCGACGGCCTGCGCGTCGCGTGGAGCGAGGACGCCGGCGGCCTGCCGATCGACCCGGCCGTGCGTGCCGTGCACCGCGCGTTCGGCGAGCAGCTCGCCGGGCTCGGCGCGGTCGTCGAGGTCGACGAGCCCGACTTCGCGGGTGCGGACGAGGCGTGGGAGACCATCGAGACGTTCGAGTTCTTCCTGGGCGGGCGGCACGCCGTCGACGCCGGTGCCAGCGGGTTCCGTCCCGACTACGTCCGGAACGTCGAGCAGGGGCGCGCCACCACGGCGGCGCAGCTCGCCGATGCGTACGAGCGTCGGACCCGGATGTACCGGGACACGGCTGCGGTGCTCGACCGGCACGACGTGCTCGTGCTGCCGGCGACGCCGGTGGTCGCGCCGCCGGCCGAGGTCGAGTGGGTCGACGAGGTCGACGGCCACCGCTTCGACCGCTACTTCACGTGGCAGATGCTCGCGAACCGGCTGACGTTGACGGCGCACCCGGTCGTGGTGACCGCGGCCGGGTTCACGCCCGAGGGGCTGCCGGTCGGCGTGCAGGTCGTCGGGCGGTACGGCCGCGAGGCCCAGCTGCTCGCGGTGACGCGCGCGATCGAGGAGGCCACCGGCTGGATCCGGCGGGTGCCGGTCCTGTAG
- a CDS encoding GntR family transcriptional regulator, whose protein sequence is MTTSDGNALVDDLAARIRAKIMSGEIPIGAPLRQADLAAQFGISRTPVREALRQLQTGGLIEVVPNRGAVVRVPVPWEVREAYEVRAELESLAARRAVDRLDDATIAQLRSVNQAMYERSLAAAEGEQPKQREGSDNDQFHGLIYQASGNTRLTRMLVEINDAFPRNVSALVLRENSRHREENFREHEELIEAFVAGDRERAAELMRDHVLRAGEHLAHWYERRSSTVFTG, encoded by the coding sequence GTGACCACCAGCGACGGCAATGCACTCGTCGACGACCTCGCCGCCCGGATCCGCGCGAAGATCATGTCCGGCGAGATCCCCATCGGCGCACCGCTCCGCCAGGCCGACCTCGCGGCGCAGTTCGGCATCAGCCGCACCCCGGTCCGCGAAGCGCTCCGGCAGCTGCAGACCGGCGGCCTCATCGAGGTCGTGCCGAACCGTGGCGCCGTGGTCCGGGTGCCGGTGCCGTGGGAGGTCCGCGAGGCGTACGAGGTCCGCGCCGAGCTCGAGTCGCTCGCAGCCCGTCGCGCCGTCGACCGGCTCGACGACGCCACGATCGCGCAGCTCCGCTCGGTGAACCAGGCGATGTACGAGCGCTCCCTGGCGGCGGCCGAGGGCGAGCAGCCGAAGCAGCGCGAGGGCAGCGACAACGACCAGTTCCACGGGCTCATCTACCAGGCCTCCGGCAACACCCGGTTGACCCGGATGCTCGTCGAGATCAACGACGCCTTCCCCCGGAACGTCTCGGCCCTGGTGCTCCGCGAGAACTCCCGGCACCGCGAGGAGAACTTCCGCGAGCACGAGGAGCTCATCGAGGCGTTCGTCGCCGGGGACCGCGAGCGCGCCGCCGAGCTCATGCGCGACCACGTCCTGCGCGCCGGCGAGCACCTGGCGCACTGGTACGAGCGCCGCTCGTCCACCGTCTTCACCGGCTGA
- a CDS encoding amidohydrolase family protein has product MCGSSAPRAADEETPTMIIDAYNTTQDRRGRSDYLSGVRPGEEPPAYTPFDANRILDRMDAAGVDRAMVCSLAQGIENDFLMDLVAAHPDRLFGFGQVMPQWENATDEIRRFAEGGLVGLKLHPSLHGYHVADHGLLDPLFEVCAELGLPVLINALDDAFCAPFSIEEIAKNFPTVPTIIAHMGAVWNVPEAIIVAERNPHVYLETSATLMSDVKRAYARLGAEKILLGSEWPGSDFDLERMKIAKAIPDEADRALVEGGNMARILGWS; this is encoded by the coding sequence ATGTGCGGGAGTTCCGCCCCACGAGCCGCCGACGAGGAGACGCCCACGATGATCATCGACGCCTACAACACCACCCAGGACCGCCGCGGCCGCAGTGACTACCTGAGCGGCGTGCGCCCGGGCGAGGAGCCGCCGGCGTACACGCCGTTCGACGCGAACCGGATCCTCGACCGCATGGACGCCGCGGGGGTCGACCGCGCCATGGTCTGCTCGCTCGCGCAGGGGATCGAGAACGACTTCCTGATGGACCTGGTCGCCGCGCACCCGGACCGGCTGTTCGGCTTCGGCCAGGTCATGCCGCAGTGGGAGAACGCGACCGACGAGATCCGTCGCTTCGCCGAGGGCGGGCTGGTCGGCCTGAAGCTGCACCCCAGCCTGCACGGCTACCACGTCGCGGACCACGGCCTGCTCGACCCGCTGTTCGAGGTCTGCGCCGAGCTCGGCCTGCCCGTGCTGATCAACGCACTCGACGACGCGTTCTGTGCACCGTTCTCCATCGAGGAGATCGCGAAGAACTTCCCGACGGTGCCGACGATCATCGCCCACATGGGTGCGGTGTGGAACGTGCCCGAGGCGATCATCGTCGCCGAGCGGAACCCGCACGTCTACCTCGAGACCTCGGCCACCCTGATGTCCGACGTCAAGCGGGCGTACGCGCGCCTCGGCGCGGAGAAGATCCTGCTCGGATCGGAGTGGCCGGGCAGCGACTTCGACCTCGAGCGCATGAAGATCGCGAAGGCGATCCCGGACGAGGCCGACCGGGCCCTGGTCGAGGGTGGCAACATGGCGCGGATCCTGGGCTGGTCGTGA
- a CDS encoding isochorismatase family cysteine hydrolase has product MLAVSGNPVLIVVDIQGGAASTMPTPGIPVMGGRAERAPRVRDLIEHCRSSGVPVVFIQEVHKPDLVDIGRELDGAEGPHCIEGEEQTELASWIDPRPEEFVIRKRRYSAFFGTELEIVLKAYKAGTVLLVGGLTDVCIHYTAADAHQHDYAVRVLTDCVAGSSERAHDAALEAIGYLQRDALVTAADVRTWLDEREPVGV; this is encoded by the coding sequence ATGCTCGCCGTCTCCGGCAACCCCGTCCTGATCGTCGTCGACATCCAGGGCGGAGCCGCCTCGACGATGCCCACGCCCGGCATCCCCGTGATGGGTGGCCGTGCCGAGCGCGCACCGCGAGTGCGTGACCTCATCGAGCACTGCCGCTCCTCGGGTGTGCCCGTCGTCTTCATCCAGGAGGTCCACAAGCCGGACCTCGTCGACATCGGCCGTGAGCTCGACGGCGCCGAGGGTCCGCACTGCATCGAGGGCGAGGAGCAGACCGAGCTGGCCTCGTGGATCGACCCTCGGCCCGAGGAGTTCGTCATCCGCAAGCGGCGCTACTCGGCGTTCTTCGGCACCGAGCTCGAGATCGTGCTCAAGGCGTACAAGGCCGGCACCGTCCTGCTCGTCGGCGGACTCACCGACGTCTGCATCCACTACACGGCGGCCGACGCCCACCAGCACGACTACGCCGTCCGGGTCCTGACCGACTGCGTCGCCGGGTCGAGCGAACGCGCGCACGACGCGGCACTGGAGGCGATCGGGTACCTGCAGCGGGACGCCCTCGTGACCGCCGCGGACGTGCGCACCTGGCTCGACGAGCGGGAGCCCGTCGGTGTGTGA
- a CDS encoding amidohydrolase family protein: MQATAEALLVVGDRIAAIGTLDDVRAAAPEGTAEDHVEGTVLPGLTDAHAHAQRAGLKALQLVDGDADAATFSAAMLADGDADPDAPDWIGDAPPTLGDRLAAIRRIQPLLHAMGFTGVVDPAVTLPELEGYREAHRQGLLTLRVVAMPYPELGSAAVPDVDAALAVLDSIDGVTGDGDDRLRLGPVKVYYDGEGMKGQALLERPWTGDDHGVQRISAADFARLAASCVAAGWGLGVHAVGSRAVAEVLDGLEAAERDTGRSVAGLRCQLIHAYLEPSVASADRAARLGVVASLQPSIAWKNAAGLQRRLGSRVDEVNPMRTWADAGATVAMGSDAPYFPFDPREVVPVAAGRRMRGLDEPIGPAQALSVLEAVEAYTRGAAHASFAEDRRGVLRAGALADWVLLDVDPAACTVDEFAAARVLRTDVGDVTVFDAAVRPGQM, translated from the coding sequence GTGCAAGCGACTGCCGAGGCCCTGCTCGTGGTCGGCGACCGGATCGCGGCCATCGGGACGCTCGACGACGTGCGGGCGGCGGCTCCGGAGGGCACGGCCGAGGACCACGTCGAGGGCACCGTCCTGCCGGGGCTCACCGACGCCCACGCGCACGCGCAGCGCGCCGGACTCAAAGCGCTGCAGCTCGTGGACGGCGACGCCGACGCAGCGACGTTCTCGGCCGCGATGCTCGCCGACGGCGACGCGGACCCGGACGCCCCGGACTGGATCGGGGACGCACCGCCGACACTCGGGGACCGGCTCGCCGCGATCCGCCGCATCCAGCCGCTGCTGCACGCGATGGGGTTCACCGGTGTCGTCGACCCGGCCGTCACGCTGCCCGAGCTCGAGGGGTACCGGGAGGCGCACCGGCAGGGACTCCTGACCCTGCGCGTGGTCGCGATGCCCTACCCCGAGCTCGGCAGTGCAGCGGTCCCCGACGTCGATGCGGCCCTGGCGGTGCTCGACTCGATCGACGGCGTGACCGGTGACGGCGACGACCGCCTCCGGCTCGGCCCGGTCAAGGTCTACTACGACGGCGAGGGCATGAAGGGGCAGGCGCTGCTCGAACGGCCCTGGACCGGCGACGACCACGGCGTGCAGCGGATCTCGGCGGCTGACTTCGCACGCCTTGCAGCGTCGTGCGTGGCCGCGGGGTGGGGACTCGGCGTCCACGCGGTGGGCAGTCGTGCGGTCGCCGAGGTGCTCGACGGGCTCGAGGCAGCGGAACGGGACACGGGACGATCGGTCGCCGGACTCCGCTGCCAGCTCATCCACGCGTACCTCGAGCCGAGCGTCGCGAGCGCCGACCGTGCGGCACGCCTCGGTGTCGTGGCGTCGCTGCAGCCCTCGATCGCCTGGAAGAACGCCGCCGGGCTGCAGCGCCGGCTCGGCAGCCGTGTCGACGAGGTCAACCCGATGCGGACCTGGGCCGACGCCGGTGCCACGGTCGCCATGGGCTCGGACGCGCCGTACTTCCCCTTCGACCCGCGTGAGGTGGTCCCCGTCGCCGCGGGCCGTCGGATGCGCGGCCTCGACGAGCCGATCGGCCCGGCACAGGCACTCTCGGTGCTCGAGGCGGTCGAGGCCTACACGCGCGGTGCCGCACACGCGTCCTTCGCCGAGGATCGCCGCGGCGTGCTGCGCGCCGGCGCCCTGGCGGACTGGGTGCTGCTCGATGTGGACCCGGCTGCGTGCACGGTCGACGAGTTCGCCGCGGCGCGGGTCCTGCGCACCGACGTCGGCGACGTGACGGTCTTCGACGCCGCGGTTCGTCCCGGGCAGATGTAA